One Cryptomeria japonica chromosome 9, Sugi_1.0, whole genome shotgun sequence genomic window carries:
- the LOC131048611 gene encoding uncharacterized protein LOC131048611 — MELKSDPQVFYDSSVVTRKPSSGATASEWRNFMSSRPSDMFKERETRQLCKQMHEEEDIFKKIFKEVEELGVAQMPWKMRKAVENQKVVALGGKPAKNCKTSIYHGQCIKKKRERTEQKAIENEETHLGRPAKRAKKDDRQRKPEDRGLMASEGFFKQGILHVKPLKNNIERSDEGLYRMGTGKGKKKKKSKKNKHKGKKKR; from the exons ATGGAGCTGAAGTCAGATCCTCAAGTTTTTTATGATAGCTCAGTGGTTACTAGAAAACCATCTTCTGGGGCAACTGCAAGTGAATGGCGAAACTTCATG TCATCGAGGCCATCTGATATGTTTAAGGAAAGAGAAACGAGGCAATTATGTAAGCAGATGCATGAAGAAGAGGACAtattcaagaaaattttcaagGAAGTTGAAGAGTTAG GTGTTGCACAGATGCCTTGGAAGATGCGAAAGGCAGTTGAAAATCAGAAAGTGGTAGCATTGGGTGGAAAG CCTGCAAAGAATTGCAAAACATCTATTTATCATGGTCAGTGTATTAAGAAGAAGCGAGAACGTACGGAGCAGAAGGCAATTGAGAATGAG GAAACTCATCTTGGCCGACCTGCAAAACGTGCAAAAAAAGATGATAGACAACGTAAGCCAGAGGACCGAGGGCTGATGGCATCTGAAGGATTTTTCAAGCAAGGAATTTTGCATGTCAAGCCTTTGAAGAACAATATTGAAAGGAGCGATGAAGGCCTATACAGAATGGGAACtggaaaagggaaaaagaaaaagaaatccaaGAAAAATAAACACAAGGGAAAAAAGAAACGATGA